The proteins below are encoded in one region of Xenopus laevis strain J_2021 chromosome 8L, Xenopus_laevis_v10.1, whole genome shotgun sequence:
- the arhgap35.L gene encoding rho GTPase-activating protein 35 isoform X1, with amino-acid sequence MMMMARKQDVRVPTYSISVVGLSGTEKEKGQCGVGKSCLCNRFVRPSADDFHLDHTSVLSTSDFGGRVVNNDHFLYWGESGQMPEDCVDFKVHVVEQTEFIDDQTFQPHRSTALQPYIKRAASCKLASAEKLMYFCTDQLGLEQDFEQKQMPEGKLLIDGFLLCIDVSRGMNRNFDDQLKFVSNLYTQMAKTKKPMVMVLTKCDEGVERYIRDAHSFALNKKNLQVVETSARSNVNVDLAFTTLVQLIDKSRGKSKIIPYFEALKQQSQLIAAAKDKYEWLVSRVVKSHNETWINVNRRMQSSIEYQDYVHLEGTDKAKKLFHQHVQRLKQEHIERRRKNYLSALPRALESLVPELDEIDRLSWVKVSNLLESKAEFLKVFIVLEETPWEFTNHIDSIDERIPYDLLETVSAAEVYASYLEKLRNARKKEEMKRSFKDNLITSPFITPGKPWEEARSFIMSEEFYQWLEEPVYMEIYSRHQKEIIDKAKEEFQELLLEYSELFYELELDAKPSKEKMGVIQDVLGEEQRFKALQKLQAERDALILKHIHFVYHPTKDTCPSNPSCVDTKIEHILCSRCTYPYDRLQKDPNVDRINLVILGRDGLARELANEIRALCTNDDKYVIDGKMYELSLRPIEGNVRLPVNSFQTSTFQPHGCLCLYNSKESLSYVVESIEKSRESSLGRKENHLINLPLTLILVNRRGDTSSETAHSLIQHGQQVASKLQCVFLDAASTGLGYGRNINEKQISLILRGLLESKRNLNLVGSTPSIKDLTDCELRIVMCLMCADLFNIEDVLNALKPHTYRPSQCGLGGSVLLDLPIGSQKRRLELMMLSYHSSFNVRKTRLVHGYMIFYAAKRRASLAMLRAFLCEVQDIVPVQIVALTEGPLTFLENVAREQLQEGEEIAQDIEGKFLILPQGQTQPKFDVFYPFFKDVLEKKVIIEASHMYDNTAEACSTTEEVFSSPRAGSPLCNSHLPDSEEDPEPSPQHLLFREEPNISVPTKFTRELEETENLHFIPMINPLESKFNNKVPPPLKPKPPIPYEISKPELSYLDTGSRDGHRKSLTSINWPPLEAFDPSDYAEPMDSVVKPRNQEENIYSVPHDSTQGKIITIRNTNKPQSNGSGNGSDSDMDTNSLERARKASIVTKPVLYRTKCAKLGKFSSYRSSLSVGSDDELGPIQRKEVETGTQGTKGDNTTNSYEADVEDPRKRNILRSLRRTTKKVKPKPRPSLTKATWESNYFGYPLSSVVTSERPIPVFIEKCVEYIEATGEGMTTEGIYRVSGNKSEMDSLQRQFDQDHNLDLVEKDFTVNTVAGALKSFFSELPDPLVPYNMQTELVEAYKINDLEQKLQAMKELLKKFPKENHEIFKYVISHLNRVSQHHHVNLMTSENLSICFWPTLMRPDFTTMDALTATRTYQTIIELFIHQCPFFFYQRLPVDLPTPSSPSTPPLTQPSPPQSPPLTPVSPSLSLLPAEHNIL; translated from the exons ATGATGATGATGGCACGGAAGCAAGATGTCCGTGTGCCCACCTACAGTATCAGCGTTGTGGGCCTTTCTGGCACAGAGAAAGAGAAAGGCCAATGTGGCGTTGGAAAATCATGCCTTTGTAATCGATTTGTAAGACCCAGTGCAGATGATTTTCACCTGGACCACACATCCGTCCTTAGCACTAGTGACTTTGGGGGTCGTGTTGTAAACAATGACCATTTTTTGTACTGGGGAGAGAGTGGACAGATGCCGGAAGACTGTGTGGACTTTAAGGTGCATGTGGTGGAGCAGACAGAATTCATTGATGATCAGACATTCCAGCCTCACCGTAGTACTGCTCTACAGCCTTACATCAAGCGTGCCGCCTCCTGTAAGCTGGCCTCTGCTGAAAAACTTATGTACTTCTGCACAGATCAATTGGGCTTGGAACAGGACTTTGAGCAGAAGCAGATGCCTGAGGGTAAATTGTTGATTGATGGCTTCCTTCTATGTATAGATGTTAGTCGTGGAATGAACCGGAACTTTGATGACCAGCTAAAGTTTGTGTCCAATCTTTACACCCAGATGGCCAAGACGAAGAAACCCATGGTTATGGTTCTTACAAAGTGTGATGAAGGAGTAGAACGTTATATCCGTGATGCTCATAGTTTTGCCCTCAACAAAAAGAACCTGCAAGTTGTAGAGACTTCAGCCCGATCTAATGTGAATGTGGATCTGGCCTTCACTACACTAGTGCAGCTTATTGACAAAAGCCGTGGAAAGTCAAAAATTATTCCTTATTTTGAGGCACTAAAGCAGCAGAGCCAGCTGATTGCTGCTGCAAAGGACAAATATGAATGGCTTGTGAGCCGTGTAGTAAAGTCTCATAATGAGACATGGATCAATGTTAACAGGCGCATGCAGAGCAGCATTGAATACCAGGATTATGTGCATTTAGAGGGAACAGACAAAGCTAAGAAACTATTCCATCAGCATGTGCAACGGCTTAAACAGGAACATATAGAACGACGCAGAAAAAATTACCTCTCCGCTCTCCCACGAGCCTTAGAAAGCCTTGTTCCTGAACTGGATGAAATAGACCGCTTAAGCTGGGTTAAGGTTTCTAACTTGCTGGAATCAAAGGCAGAGTTCCTTAAAGTTTTTATTGTCCttgaagagacaccatgggaaTTTACAAACCACATTGACAGCATTGATGAACGCATACCTTATGACTTGCTGGAAACAGTGTCTGCAGCAGAGGTCTATGCATCCTATTTAGAGAAGTTAAGGAATGCCAGGAAAAAAGAAGAGATGAAAAGATCTTTCAAGGACAACTTGATCACATCTCCTTTCATAACACCAGGTAAGCCTTGGGAAGAGGCTCGAAGTTTTATCATGAGTGAAGAATTTTACCAGTGGCTGGAAGAGCCTGTATATATGGAAATCTACAGCCGGCACCAAAAAGAGATCATTGACAAGGCTAAGGAAGAATTTCAGGAGTTGTTGCTTGAGTATTCAGAGCTGTTTTATGAGCTAGAGCTAGATGCCAAACCCAGTAAAGAGAAAATGGGTGTGATCCAGGATGTTCTTGGTGAGGAACAACGTTTTAAAGCATTGCAGAAGCTGCAGGCTGAGCGGGATGCCCTGATTcttaaacacattcattttgtCTATCATCCAACCAAGGACACTTGTCCTAGCAACCCTTCATGTGTTGATACAAAGATCGAGCATATACTCTGTTCCAGGTGCACATATCCCTATGATAGACTCCAAAAAGATCCAAATGTAGATAGGATCAATCTTGTGATCCTTGGAAGGGATGGTTTGGCACGAGAGTTAGCAAATGAGATCCGAGCCCTCTGCACAAATGATGATAAATACGTAATTGATGGAAAGATGTATGAGTTATCCTTAAGGCCTATAGAAGGCAATGTTCGGCTTCCTGTTAATTCTTTCCAGACATCAACTTTCCAGCCTCATGGCTGTCTGTGCCTGTACAACTCCAAGGAGTCTCTGTCCTATGTTGTGGAGAGCATTGAGAAAAGCAGAGAATCAAGCCTAGGTCGAAAGGAAAATCACTTAATTAATTTGCCCCTGACATTGATCCTTGTCAACAGAAGAGGAGACACAAGTAGTGAAACGGCACATAGTCTCATTCAACATGGCCAACAGGTTGCCAGTAAGCTTCAGTGTGTCTTTCTTGATGCAGCATCCACTGGATTGGGCTATGGCCGCAATATAAATGAGAAACAAATAAGCCTAATTCTTAGAGGGCTACTGGAGTCAAAAAGAAACCTAAATCTTGTCGGCTCCACTCCAAGCATCAAAGATTTGACTGATTGTGAGCTGCGTATTGTAATGTGCCTGATGTGTGCAGACTTATTTAACATAGAAGATGTGCTGAATGCACTAAAACCTCACACTTACCGTCCATCACAATGTGGTCTTGGCGGATCAGTTCTGCTTGACCTACCAATTGGCAGTCAAAAACGTCGCTTAGAGCTCATGATGTTGTCATATCATTCCTCCTTTAATGTTCGCAAGACTCGTTTAGTGCACGGCTACATGATTTTCTACGCAGCCAAACGTCGTGCTTCCCTAGCTATGCTGCGTGCCTTTTTGTGTGAAGTGCAGGATATTGTCCCTGTGCAGATTGTTGCCTTGACTGAGGGACCTCtaacatttttggaaaatgtgGCACGAGAACAGTTACAAGAAGGAGAGGAAATTGCTCAGGACATTGAAGGTAAATTCCTTATTTTACCACAAGGGCAGACACAGCCAAAGTTTGATGTGTTTTACCCCTTCTTCAAAGATGTGTTGGAGAAAAAGGTGATCATTGAAGCTTCTCACATGTATGATAATACAGCAGAGGCTTGCAGCACCACAGAGGAAGTGTTTAGCTCACCCCGTGCAGGCTCACCCCTTTGCAATTCCCACTTGCCAGACTCTGAAGAAGACCCTGAGCCTTCACCTCAACACCTCTTATTTCGAGAGGAGCCTAACATATCGGTCCCCACAAAATTTACCAGAGAACTGGAGGAGACTGAGAATCTTCACTTCATTCCAATGATAAACCCCTTAGAGAGCAAATTCAACAACAAGGTACCTCCTCCCCTTAAACCAAAGCCCCCAATTCCATATGAAATTTCCAAGCCCGAGCTATCATATTTGGATACAGGGTCTAGGGATGGGCACCGGAAGTCCTTGACTTCCATAAATTGGCCCCCTTTGGAGGCCTTTGACCCTTCTGACTATGCTGAACCCATGGATTCAGTAGTGAAGCCAAGAAACCAGGAGGAGAACATTTACTCTGTACCCCATGATAGCACCCAAGGAAAGATCATCACTATACGTAATACGAACAAACCACAATCTAATGGGAGTGGCAATGGCTCGGACAGTGATATGGACACAAACTCATTGGAGCGAGCAAGGAAAGCATCCATTGTCACAAAACCTGTCCTTTACCGTACCAAGTGTGCTAAACTTGGGAAATTCTCTAGCTACAGGAGTAGTTTGAGTGTTGGCAGTGATGATGAACTGGGACCAATTCAAAGAAAGGAAGTGGAGACTGGTACACAGGGTACAAAGGGGGACAATACCACAAATTCCTATGAAGCTGATGTAGAGGACCCACGCAAGAGAAACATTTTGCGCAGTCTCCGAAGGACCACTAAG AAAGTGAAACCTAAACCTCGCCCATCTTTAACCAAGGCAACCTGGGAGAGTAATTACTTTGGCTACCCTCTGAGTAGTGTGGTGACTTCTGAACGACCAATTCCAGTATTCATTGAGAAGTGTGTAGAGTACATCGAAGCCACTGGtgagg GAATGACCACAGAAGGCATCTATCGTGTTAGTGGGAACAAATCTGAGATGGATTCTCTTCAAAGGCAATTTGACCAAG atcaTAACCTGGACCTGGTGGAAAAGGATTTTACAGTGAACACTGTGGCTGGAGCATTGAAGAGTTTCTTCTCTGAGCTACCGGACCCTCTGGTGCCATACAATATGCAGACTGAGCTGGTGGAGGCATATA AGATAAATGATCTAGAACAGAAGCTTCAAGCAATGAAGGAACTTCTAAAAAAATTTCCAAAGGAAAATCACGAGATCTTCAAATATGTTATATCTCATTTAAATCG ggtTAGCCAGCATCATCATGTAAATCTGATGACCAGTGAAAATTTGTCCATCTGTTTCTGGCCTACATTGATGCGCCCTGATTTTACCACCATGGACGCTCTAACTGCAACTCGCACATACCAGACAATCATTGAGCTTTTCATTCACCAGTGCCCCTTCTTCTTCTACCAGCGCCTTCCCGTGgacctgcctacccctagttccccaTCTACTCCACCTCTCACCCAGCCATCTCCTCCTCAGTCCCCTCCTCTGACGCCTGTATCCCCCTCGCTGTCCCTGCTTCCTGCGGAGCACAACATCCTGTGA